One window from the genome of Deinococcus sp. NW-56 encodes:
- a CDS encoding roadblock/LC7 domain-containing protein, with amino-acid sequence MTNAVYTLIVRALSGIVSDRAADTMLRASLRESGLSPDTVTAAQMQAVLRGPLLARLSGLLPPERARAELQTLAAEVQARYPKAPTLFLPPAAAWAENSPEQAWTAPAWEDPVDTTLSADDFEFDDPEYAAPVGGRTYALDTAEGQEALIQDLGRLQGVQGVLVCRANGEVLRERALRGGGGLGGVVAATAMLFQARSLRLMSADMGDRTVCMRPLGGYCVAVVAGAGVNVGRLLAELGQVEAGAAA; translated from the coding sequence ATGACGAATGCCGTGTACACCCTCATCGTGCGCGCCCTGTCCGGCATCGTGTCCGACCGGGCCGCCGACACCATGCTGCGGGCCTCCCTGCGCGAAAGCGGCCTCAGCCCCGACACCGTGACGGCGGCGCAGATGCAGGCAGTGCTGCGCGGCCCCCTCCTCGCGCGGCTCTCCGGGCTGCTGCCCCCCGAACGCGCCCGCGCCGAGTTGCAGACGCTGGCCGCCGAGGTGCAGGCCCGTTACCCCAAGGCCCCCACCCTCTTCCTGCCGCCCGCCGCCGCCTGGGCCGAGAACAGCCCCGAGCAGGCCTGGACCGCGCCCGCCTGGGAGGACCCTGTGGACACCACCCTCAGCGCCGACGACTTCGAGTTCGACGACCCCGAGTACGCCGCGCCCGTGGGCGGGCGCACCTACGCGCTGGACACCGCTGAGGGGCAGGAGGCCCTGATTCAGGACCTCGGACGCCTTCAGGGGGTGCAGGGCGTGCTCGTGTGCCGCGCCAACGGCGAGGTCCTGCGAGAGCGGGCGCTGCGCGGGGGGGGGGGGCTGGGCGGCGTGGTCGCTGCCACCGCGATGCTGTTTCAGGCCCGCTCGCTGCGGCTGATGTCGGCCGACATGGGGGACCGCACGGTCTGCATGCGCCCGCTGGGGGGTTACTGCGTGGCGGTCGTCGCCGGGGCCGGGGT
- a CDS encoding glycine C-acetyltransferase has protein sequence MTLTLPERLSRELAGLREQGLLISPRVLETANRARTRVDGRDVVNLASNNYLGFADHPEIKARAEEYLREWGAGAGAVRTIAGTLTIHEDFERQLAEFKHTGSALVLQSGFTTNQGVLGTLLQPGDLVVSDELNHASIIDGLRLTKATKKIYRHSDPDDLDRVLAENPTDGLKMVVTDGVFSMDGDIAPLDRLIEVARKHGAVTYVDDAHGSGVLGEAGRGTVHHFGYEHAEDVIQVGTLSKAWGVVGGYAAGHADLRQLLINRARPYLFSTAHPPAVVGALSAALDLVQRDPSFMERLWDNTRFFKAELARLGFDTMGSQTPITPVLFGEPEAAFEASRRLLDEGVFAVGLGFPTVPRGQARIRNIVTAEHTRDDLEHALAAYERVGRALGVIG, from the coding sequence ATGACCCTCACCCTTCCCGAGCGCCTCAGCCGCGAACTCGCGGGCCTGCGCGAGCAGGGGCTGCTGATCTCCCCCCGCGTCCTCGAGACCGCCAACCGCGCCCGCACCCGCGTGGACGGGCGGGATGTGGTCAACCTCGCGTCGAACAACTACCTCGGCTTTGCCGACCACCCCGAAATTAAGGCCCGTGCGGAGGAGTACCTGCGCGAGTGGGGCGCTGGGGCCGGAGCGGTGCGGACCATCGCCGGAACGCTCACCATCCACGAGGATTTCGAGCGCCAGCTCGCCGAGTTCAAGCACACCGGAAGTGCGCTGGTGCTCCAGAGCGGCTTTACCACCAACCAGGGCGTGCTGGGCACCCTGCTGCAGCCCGGCGACCTCGTGGTGAGCGACGAACTGAACCACGCCAGCATCATCGACGGCCTGCGGCTGACCAAGGCCACCAAGAAGATCTACCGGCACAGCGACCCCGACGACCTCGACCGGGTGCTGGCCGAGAACCCCACCGACGGCCTGAAGATGGTCGTGACCGACGGCGTGTTCAGCATGGACGGGGATATCGCGCCCCTCGACCGGTTGATCGAGGTGGCCCGCAAGCACGGGGCCGTGACCTACGTGGACGACGCCCACGGCTCGGGCGTGCTGGGCGAGGCCGGACGCGGGACCGTCCACCACTTCGGCTACGAGCACGCCGAGGACGTGATTCAGGTCGGGACGCTCAGCAAGGCCTGGGGCGTCGTGGGCGGCTATGCGGCGGGGCACGCCGACCTGCGGCAACTCCTGATCAACCGGGCGCGGCCCTACCTCTTCTCCACGGCCCACCCGCCCGCCGTCGTGGGCGCCCTCTCGGCGGCGCTGGACCTCGTGCAGCGCGACCCCTCCTTCATGGAGCGGCTGTGGGACAACACCCGCTTCTTCAAGGCCGAACTCGCCCGGCTGGGCTTCGACACGATGGGCAGCCAGACGCCCATCACGCCCGTGTTGTTCGGGGAGCCGGAGGCCGCCTTCGAGGCCAGCCGACGGCTGCTGGACGAAGGGGTCTTTGCGGTCGGTCTGGGGTTCCCGACCGTGCCGCGCGGTCAGGCCCGCATCCGCAACATCGTGACCGCCGAGCACACGCGGGACGACCTGGAGCACGCGCTCGCGGCCTATGAGCGGGTGGGCCGGGCGCTGGGCGTGATCGGCTGA
- the ubiE gene encoding bifunctional demethylmenaquinone methyltransferase/2-methoxy-6-polyprenyl-1,4-benzoquinol methylase UbiE yields MTSSRPPVGDKQDRGREVQAMFASIAPRYDLLNRVLSLGVDRAWRREAAREALALSPRRILDVATGTGDFALELKARAPHAEVVGSDFVPQMLEIAREKARGRHLELRLEEGDALNLPHPDGSFDAVTCAFGFRNFADYARGLSEMWRVLTPGGRLVILEFPPPRPGLFGALFRFYFRQILPRVGALVSGNAGAYTYLPESVLAFPDPERLAGLMHATGFRTRYRLLTFGIAAIHVGDKG; encoded by the coding sequence ATGACGAGTTCCCGCCCGCCCGTGGGCGACAAGCAGGACCGGGGGCGTGAGGTGCAGGCGATGTTCGCCTCCATCGCGCCCCGCTACGACCTTCTCAACCGGGTGCTGAGCCTCGGCGTGGACCGCGCGTGGCGGCGGGAGGCCGCGCGGGAGGCGCTGGCCCTGTCGCCCCGGCGCATCCTCGACGTGGCGACCGGCACCGGGGACTTCGCGCTGGAGCTGAAGGCCCGTGCCCCGCACGCCGAGGTTGTGGGCAGCGACTTCGTGCCCCAGATGCTGGAGATCGCCCGCGAGAAGGCGAGGGGACGGCATCTGGAACTGCGGCTGGAGGAGGGCGACGCCCTGAACCTGCCCCACCCCGACGGTTCCTTCGACGCCGTGACCTGCGCCTTCGGCTTCCGCAACTTTGCCGACTATGCGCGGGGCCTCTCGGAGATGTGGCGGGTGCTGACGCCGGGCGGGCGGCTGGTCATTCTGGAGTTCCCGCCGCCCCGTCCGGGCCTCTTCGGGGCGCTGTTCCGCTTCTACTTCCGGCAGATTCTCCCGCGCGTCGGTGCACTCGTCAGCGGCAACGCGGGGGCGTATACCTACCTCCCCGAAAGCGTGCTCGCCTTTCCCGACCCCGAGCGCCTCGCGGGGCTGATGCACGCGACGGGTTTCCGCACGCGCTACCGACTGCTGACCTTCGGCATCGCGGCGATCCATGTGGGGGACAAGGGGTAA
- the rpmF gene encoding 50S ribosomal protein L32, producing MAKHPVPKKKTSKSKRDMRRSHHALVAPNLVECPQCHAKKLQHHVCPSCGTYAGRQVLAV from the coding sequence ATGGCGAAGCATCCCGTTCCCAAGAAGAAGACCAGCAAGAGCAAGCGCGACATGCGCCGCAGCCACCACGCCCTTGTCGCCCCCAACCTCGTCGAGTGCCCCCAGTGCCACGCCAAGAAGCTCCAGCACCACGTCTGCCCGAGCTGCGGCACCTACGCGGGCCGTCAGGTCCTCGCGGTCTGA
- a CDS encoding trimeric intracellular cation channel family protein has translation MQELALPPISPATLETGLRVLDLTGILAFSLSGALLAVRKRFDLFGVLVLGCVTAVGGGAIRDTLTGQALPLFLRDETYLWVALAGAVTAFAFGERLARFEKALSVFDSVGLSLFAASGALGAIAAGLGPLGVIFAGALSGVGGGIIRDLIANEVPEVMYRRDQLYATAAAAGALTVYLLYPHLTPFQAQLSGAAVVLLLRWLSRRGWARLPVRRLPEG, from the coding sequence GTGCAAGAGCTGGCCCTGCCCCCGATCTCCCCGGCCACCCTGGAAACGGGGCTGCGGGTGCTCGACCTCACGGGCATTCTGGCCTTCAGTCTGTCGGGAGCGCTCCTGGCGGTGCGCAAACGCTTCGACCTGTTCGGCGTGCTGGTGCTGGGCTGCGTGACGGCGGTGGGCGGCGGCGCGATTCGCGACACGCTGACCGGGCAGGCCCTTCCCCTCTTCCTGCGCGACGAGACGTATCTGTGGGTGGCCCTCGCGGGCGCCGTGACCGCCTTTGCCTTCGGGGAACGGCTGGCCCGCTTCGAGAAGGCCCTCAGCGTGTTCGACTCGGTGGGGTTGAGTCTCTTCGCCGCGTCGGGGGCGCTGGGGGCCATCGCGGCGGGGCTGGGGCCGCTGGGCGTGATTTTTGCGGGTGCACTCAGCGGGGTGGGGGGCGGCATCATCCGCGACCTGATCGCCAACGAGGTTCCGGAGGTGATGTACCGCCGCGACCAGCTCTATGCCACCGCCGCCGCCGCCGGTGCCCTCACCGTGTACCTGCTGTACCCGCACCTCACGCCCTTTCAGGCGCAGCTCAGCGGCGCGGCCGTGGTGCTGCTGCTGCGCTGGCTCTCGCGCCGGGGCTGGGCGCGGCTGCCGGTGCGGCGGTTGCCGGAGGGGTGA
- a CDS encoding PLP-dependent aspartate aminotransferase family protein, which produces MSTQADRPAGFRTRAVHAGHGLDPVTGAHAVPIYATSTFGYGTAERGGRLFAGEESGYFYSRLSNPTVTAFEEKVASLEGAGAAVAFGSGMGGASAIALTLLKTGDEVAFVGPLYGGTEGLLRDILGRFGVTVHEAADVEALRGVVTERTRLVWLETPTNPTVGIVDLAAASAVAHAAGALVVVDNTFATPYLTRPLEHGADLVMHSATKYLGGHGDVVAGVVVGSADLVTELRLHGLRHVGSVLGPFEAYLLLRGLKTLPLRMEAHCQGAMALARALEGHPALKALHYPGLPSHTGHAVAARQMRSFGGLLSIDLGTQEAAFAFLNNLKLFTQAVSLGDVESLSCHPASTTHQLLGEETLLRQGVTPGLVRLSVGIEDEADLITDVLGALERVPVGAGD; this is translated from the coding sequence ATGTCTACACAAGCTGACCGGCCCGCCGGATTCCGTACCCGTGCCGTCCACGCGGGGCACGGCCTCGACCCGGTGACGGGCGCCCACGCGGTGCCCATCTACGCGACCTCCACCTTCGGCTACGGCACGGCCGAGCGCGGGGGGCGGCTCTTCGCGGGCGAGGAAAGCGGCTACTTCTACTCCCGGCTCTCCAACCCCACCGTGACCGCCTTCGAGGAAAAGGTCGCCAGCCTGGAAGGGGCGGGGGCCGCCGTCGCCTTCGGCAGCGGCATGGGCGGGGCGAGTGCCATCGCGCTGACCCTGCTCAAGACGGGGGACGAGGTGGCTTTCGTCGGCCCGCTGTACGGCGGCACAGAAGGGCTGCTGCGCGACATCCTGGGCCGCTTCGGGGTGACCGTCCACGAGGCAGCGGACGTGGAGGCGCTGCGCGGTGTGGTGACGGAGCGCACCCGGCTGGTCTGGCTGGAAACGCCCACCAACCCCACCGTGGGGATCGTGGACCTCGCGGCGGCCTCGGCGGTCGCGCACGCGGCGGGGGCGCTCGTCGTGGTGGACAACACCTTCGCCACGCCGTACCTGACGCGTCCGCTGGAGCATGGGGCCGACCTCGTGATGCACTCGGCCACCAAGTACCTCGGCGGGCACGGGGACGTGGTCGCGGGCGTGGTCGTGGGGTCGGCGGACCTCGTGACCGAGCTGCGGCTGCATGGGCTGCGGCACGTCGGCTCGGTGCTCGGCCCCTTCGAGGCCTACCTGCTGCTGCGCGGCCTCAAGACCCTGCCGCTGCGGATGGAAGCCCACTGCCAGGGCGCGATGGCGCTCGCGCGGGCGCTGGAAGGCCACCCGGCCCTGAAAGCCCTGCACTACCCCGGCCTCCCTTCTCACACCGGCCACGCGGTCGCGGCGCGGCAGATGCGCTCGTTTGGGGGCCTGCTCAGCATCGACCTGGGGACCCAGGAGGCCGCCTTCGCCTTCCTGAACAACCTGAAGCTGTTCACCCAGGCCGTCAGCCTCGGGGATGTGGAGAGCCTCTCGTGCCACCCGGCCAGCACCACCCACCAACTGCTGGGTGAGGAAACGCTGCTGCGTCAGGGCGTCACGCCGGGCCTGGTGCGCCTCTCGGTGGGCATCGAGGACGAGGCCGACCTGATCACGGACGTGCTCGGAGCGCTGGAGCGCGTGCCCGTGGGCGCGGGGGACTGA
- a CDS encoding deoxyribodipyrimidine photo-lyase → MIQPERVEWLRRGEPGRGGFVLLWVQSSVRTVGNHALEYAALEARRLGVPLAAVFALNPAYPEANARHFQYLLEGLRDLRAGLAARGIPLAIRIGDPPQEVWQAARGASLVVTDRGYLRPGRQWRASLAERLEVPFVQIESDAVVPVRLVSSRQEVGARTLRPKLHRVLERFLVPVEVQEGAQGQPDWDPGLDVSDPALTVRALGVDNSVPPGEEEGGEMKALSRLEHFVTRLLPGYDSGRRDPNVDGGSRLSAYLHYGHLSPLTAALAAREHSDGGPGLDTFLEEMIVRRELSFNFCEFNPDYDRYEGLPRWARENLEAHAADPRPHLYTREQLDAAQTHDRYWNAAHTEMVRTGRMHNAMRMYWGKKILEWSATPQEAYATTLWLNNRYQLDGRDANSYASVGWIFGLHDRPWARRPIFGTVRYLAASGLNRKFDADAYARRWTESI, encoded by the coding sequence ATGATTCAGCCCGAGCGGGTGGAATGGTTGCGGCGGGGAGAGCCGGGGCGGGGCGGCTTCGTGCTGCTGTGGGTGCAGTCCAGCGTGCGGACGGTGGGCAACCACGCCCTGGAATACGCCGCCCTGGAAGCCCGGCGCCTCGGCGTGCCCCTCGCCGCCGTCTTCGCCCTGAACCCCGCCTACCCCGAGGCGAACGCCCGCCACTTCCAGTACCTGCTGGAGGGGCTGCGCGACCTGCGGGCCGGGCTGGCGGCGCGGGGCATTCCCCTCGCCATCCGAATCGGTGACCCACCCCAGGAGGTCTGGCAGGCCGCACGGGGGGCCAGCCTCGTCGTGACCGACCGGGGGTACCTGCGCCCCGGCCGCCAGTGGCGGGCGAGCCTGGCGGAGCGGCTGGAGGTGCCCTTCGTGCAGATTGAATCCGACGCGGTGGTGCCTGTCCGCCTCGTTTCCTCACGGCAGGAGGTGGGGGCGCGGACCCTGCGGCCCAAGCTGCACCGCGTGCTGGAGCGCTTTCTGGTGCCGGTGGAGGTGCAGGAGGGCGCCCAGGGCCAGCCCGATTGGGATCCCGGTCTGGACGTGTCCGACCCCGCGCTGACCGTGCGGGCGCTCGGCGTGGACAACAGCGTGCCCCCCGGCGAGGAGGAGGGCGGCGAGATGAAGGCTCTCTCCCGGCTGGAGCACTTCGTCACCCGGTTGCTGCCCGGCTACGACTCCGGGCGGCGCGACCCCAACGTGGACGGGGGCAGCCGCCTGAGCGCCTACCTGCACTACGGGCACCTCTCGCCCCTGACGGCGGCTCTTGCCGCGCGGGAACATTCGGACGGCGGCCCCGGCCTCGACACCTTTCTGGAAGAGATGATCGTGCGGCGCGAACTCAGCTTCAATTTCTGCGAGTTCAATCCCGACTACGACCGCTACGAGGGGCTGCCGAGGTGGGCGCGGGAGAACCTGGAGGCCCACGCTGCCGATCCCCGCCCGCACCTCTACACCCGCGAGCAGTTGGACGCGGCGCAGACCCACGACCGCTACTGGAACGCTGCCCACACCGAGATGGTCCGCACCGGCCGGATGCACAACGCCATGCGGATGTACTGGGGCAAGAAGATTCTGGAGTGGAGCGCGACCCCGCAGGAGGCCTACGCCACGACCCTGTGGCTGAACAACCGCTACCAGCTCGACGGCCGCGACGCTAACTCTTACGCCAGCGTGGGCTGGATTTTCGGCCTGCATGACCGCCCCTGGGCACGGCGCCCGATCTTTGGCACGGTGCGCTACCTCGCGGCGAGCGGCCTGAACCGCAAGTTCGACGCCGACGCCTACGCCCGGCGCTGGACTGAGAGCATTTGA